From Cellulophaga lytica DSM 7489, a single genomic window includes:
- the radC gene encoding RadC family protein — translation MQNQPQSFSIKNWSNDDKPREKLSQKGKSVLSDAELIAILIGSGSRNESAVELSKRILGSVNNNLNDLGKLSINQLMQFKGIGEAKAITITAALEIGRRRREEGEKKVEKIGSSKDVFNLLQPVLGELPHEEFWIIYLNNSNKVIHQAQLSKGGITGTLVDVRLVLKQALEIGAIGLILAHNHPSGGLKPSTADKQITEKLKNAAAALDMKVLDHIIITQREYFSFADDNLL, via the coding sequence ATGCAAAACCAACCACAATCCTTTTCTATTAAGAATTGGTCTAACGATGATAAACCTAGAGAAAAATTATCACAAAAAGGAAAATCTGTATTGTCTGATGCGGAACTTATAGCAATATTAATTGGCTCTGGAAGCAGAAATGAAAGTGCTGTAGAACTATCTAAAAGAATATTAGGCTCTGTAAATAATAATTTAAACGACTTAGGAAAGCTATCTATAAATCAGCTAATGCAGTTTAAAGGTATTGGAGAGGCAAAAGCAATTACTATTACCGCAGCTTTAGAAATAGGCAGACGTAGAAGAGAAGAAGGAGAAAAAAAGGTGGAGAAAATAGGAAGTAGTAAAGATGTTTTTAACTTGTTACAACCTGTGCTAGGAGAATTACCGCATGAAGAATTTTGGATTATTTACCTTAATAACTCCAATAAGGTTATACACCAAGCACAACTAAGTAAAGGTGGTATAACTGGTACTTTAGTAGATGTAAGGTTGGTGTTAAAACAAGCCTTAGAAATAGGAGCAATAGGCTTAATTTTGGCACATAACCACCCGTCTGGAGGCCTAAAACCAAGTACTGCAGATAAGCAAATTACAGAGAAACTAAAAAATGCAGCAGCAGCTTTAGATATGAAAGTTTTAGACCATATTATTATTACTCAAAGAGAATACTTTAGCTTTGCAGATGATAATTTATTGTAA
- a CDS encoding polysaccharide deacetylase family protein produces the protein MLLIYTHKITPRFTYIMKHLFGKILGVEVTLTTKVEDFIKHSGAKITYSKQPLQNEFFIRSNDLLYQQGITDLEINIGDWDGTPCFFATGERSNIPFDVFAASFYLISRYEEYLPHVKDEHGRYPVKDSLAYKYNFLEQPVVDIWMYKVLDALLVQFPDLVYKKRAYQYTSIIDVTTSHCYAHRGIMRSLGGLFLDVFTLKFKRVFQRVSVWFNPKKDPYNNFDYLINLHKANTVKSMFFFQFANYSTFDKNVSTTNNKFKYLIKSVADYSVVSLAASYNSFSNLEILKEEKRKLAAVINRPIKYVRFRYNRVEIPATYKALVDADFREDFTMGYTHCMGFRAGTCSPFSFYDIHLESQQPIKIHPFAVHNYSLITLKNEKAIFKKLDALYHQLHKVNGTLVTIFSNELLGGKQRFNWMNIYETILKKYNV, from the coding sequence ATGTTACTAATCTACACACATAAAATAACACCACGTTTCACGTATATAATGAAACACCTTTTTGGTAAAATATTGGGAGTAGAGGTTACATTAACAACTAAAGTAGAAGATTTTATAAAGCACTCTGGAGCTAAAATTACGTACAGTAAGCAACCATTACAAAACGAATTTTTTATACGTAGTAATGATTTGCTGTACCAACAAGGAATAACAGATTTAGAGATTAATATTGGAGATTGGGATGGCACACCTTGTTTTTTTGCTACTGGAGAACGTAGTAACATTCCGTTTGATGTTTTTGCAGCAAGTTTTTACTTAATTTCTAGGTATGAAGAGTATTTGCCACACGTTAAAGATGAGCACGGTAGGTACCCTGTAAAAGATAGTTTAGCATACAAATACAATTTTTTAGAGCAACCTGTAGTAGATATTTGGATGTATAAAGTGCTAGATGCTTTACTAGTACAATTTCCAGATTTAGTCTATAAAAAAAGAGCTTACCAGTATACATCTATAATAGACGTAACCACATCTCATTGTTATGCCCATAGAGGAATTATGCGTAGCTTGGGAGGTTTGTTTTTAGATGTATTTACCTTAAAATTTAAGCGAGTTTTTCAGAGAGTATCTGTATGGTTTAACCCCAAAAAAGATCCTTATAATAATTTTGATTACCTTATAAATTTACACAAAGCAAATACTGTAAAAAGTATGTTCTTTTTTCAGTTTGCAAACTATTCTACTTTTGATAAAAATGTATCTACCACAAACAATAAGTTTAAATACTTAATTAAATCTGTGGCAGATTATAGTGTTGTGTCTTTAGCGGCATCTTACAATTCTTTTTCTAACTTAGAAATTTTAAAAGAAGAAAAACGCAAATTAGCAGCTGTAATTAACAGACCTATAAAATATGTGCGTTTTAGATACAATAGGGTAGAAATACCCGCAACATATAAGGCTTTGGTAGATGCAGATTTTAGAGAAGATTTTACAATGGGTTATACGCATTGTATGGGGTTTAGGGCAGGTACTTGTTCCCCTTTTTCTTTCTATGATATCCATTTAGAGTCTCAGCAGCCAATAAAAATTCATCCGTTTGCTGTGCACAATTATTCACTTATTACGTTAAAAAACGAAAAAGCAATTTTTAAAAAGTTAGATGCTTTGTACCACCAATTGCATAAAGTTAATGGTACGCTGGTTACCATATTTTCTAACGAATTGCTAGGCGGTAAACAGCGTTTTAATTGGATGAATATATACGAAACAATACTAAAAAAATACAATGTATAA
- a CDS encoding YjjG family noncanonical pyrimidine nucleotidase produces MYKELVTDVFFDLDHTLWDFEKNSALTFTKILEDNKIGVKVEDFLTAYVPINHQYWKLFREEKISKADLRFQRLQTTFNSINYKATDAEINLLAAEYINHLSSYNHLFPYAIEILQHLKPNYKLHIITNGFQEVQNKKIKNAKLHTFFDVIIDSEMAGVKKPDPYIFELALQKANAKPEQSLMIGDSLEADILGAKSVGLHALHFNAHQEPLHNHCSIINSLDEIKMYL; encoded by the coding sequence ATGTATAAAGAATTAGTAACCGATGTTTTTTTTGATCTAGATCACACACTTTGGGATTTTGAAAAAAACTCTGCACTTACATTTACCAAAATATTAGAAGATAATAAAATTGGTGTTAAAGTTGAAGATTTTTTAACTGCATACGTGCCAATTAATCATCAGTACTGGAAATTGTTTAGAGAAGAAAAAATATCCAAAGCAGATTTGCGTTTTCAACGATTGCAAACCACCTTTAACTCCATAAACTACAAGGCAACAGATGCAGAAATTAATTTACTTGCAGCAGAGTATATTAATCATTTATCATCTTACAACCACTTATTTCCTTATGCTATAGAAATTTTGCAACACTTAAAACCAAACTATAAATTACACATTATTACAAATGGTTTTCAGGAAGTGCAAAACAAAAAAATAAAAAACGCTAAGTTACACACCTTTTTTGATGTGATAATTGATTCAGAAATGGCAGGTGTAAAAAAACCAGACCCTTATATTTTTGAGCTTGCTTTGCAAAAAGCTAATGCAAAACCAGAACAATCCTTAATGATAGGTGATAGTTTAGAGGCAGATATTTTAGGAGCAAAATCGGTAGGTTTACATGCGCTTCATTTTAATGCTCACCAAGAGCCATTACATAACCATTGTAGCATAATTAACTCTTTAGATGAAATAAAAATGTATTTGTAG